The genomic region TCTGTAAAATTTTAGACAATTTCAAAAagaataattgaaattaatttttaattttgcaagATTTAGTAaggaactaaaatttaaattaattaaaataaaatatatgaaagaaatttaaaattaattaaaatatcaaaataaagaataattctTTATATAAGGATTTTGAAAGAGCCATCAATTTGACTTTCAAATATGAGaattatatataattctttagttaaaacattaaactaatttaattaattatatttacataataaattaaattattttcactgcACACCGAAAATGCCTTACAATGGACCCATTGTGTCAATAATTATGGTTTTACACACTTTACTCTGaaattatcatcattttcacTATTAAAATACATGCCAACTTCCAACACTTTGTCTCTGTTTACCTGccaattttctttctctgttcTTGTTTACCAAAATATTCTTACTCTCTCGTATAACTCCATAAGCATCTTTGATCTATTCCTTGCTTCTATTTCCTGAAATTGTTGAACTCACTCTTCTAAAATCAAAACCAGGTATGGGTAATATCTTCTCAATCTCACTTTCACTCGACACCATCATTACCCGTTGCTGGGATTGTGCTGCTGGACAGGCAAGTTATACATGCAACCTCGAAGATAACCTCCATGCTTTACAAGCTGAAGTAGCAAAACTGAAGGAGCTCTGGGGTGATCTGATGAGCAGGGTCAGAATTGCTGAAGATGAGCAGCAGCATAAGCGGCTAAACCAAGTTGAAGGTTGGCTTCAGAGGGCTGATCATGTGATAGCCAATGCTGATCAACTGAGTCGGGAAAGTCCTCAGCAAGTTGAAAAGTTATGTACGGGAGGTTGTTGTTCCAGGCATCCTAGGTCCACCCACACGTTCGGGAAGCAAATCGCCACAATACTGCAAGAGGTGAAACACCTGAAGGAGAATGGAGATTTCAGTGATGTGGCCTGCAAGCCACCACTTCCTTCCGCAACTAAACGACCTTCTGAGCCAACTGTGGGTTTAGAGTCCTATGTCAATCAGGTTTGGAGCAGTCTTCAAAAGGAACAAGTGGGAGTTATTGGCATATATGGCTTAGGAGGGGTTGGCAAGACAACCCTCCTAAACCAAATCAATAACAAATTCCATGATACTACCCATGATTACCGTGTAATTTGGGCAGTTGCTTCTCAAGATCGGCCAATTGAAAAAGTCCAGGATCAGATTGCCAAAAGAATAGGCTTTTCAATGAAGGTTGGGAATCTAAGAGCCGTGATGAGAAAGCTGGAGATATCTTCAACGTATTATGTAGAAAAAAAGTTTGCATTGTTGTTGGATGATATATGGGAACGGTTTGACCTCACAGGAGCCGAGGTACCTCTTCCAACACAACAAAATGGCTCTAAAGTCATTTTCACATCTCGTAGTCATGACGTGTGCTGTCAAATGCAACCGAACATGGCTAATAATATCAAAGTGGAATGTTTACCACCAGGAAAAGCTTTGAAGCTGTTCGAGGAGAAGGTTGGGTCAGAAACCCCTCAAATGCTTCCAGATATTCGCAAGTTAGCTAAAGCGGTGGTTGAAGAGTGTGCAGGACTACCTCTCGCTCTCATTACAATTGGGCGAGCCATGGCATCCAAGAAGACCCCTCCAGAATGGGAATATCCTATTGAAGTTTTAAGGCATTCAGCGGCTTCTGTGTTCCGAGGGGTAGGGAAAGAGATGTATCCCAAGTTAAAATTCAGTTATGACAGTTTAACGAGTGAAAGAGTCAAATCTTGTTTCTTGTATTGTTCTTTATATCCAGAAGATTATCCCATCCAAATGGATGAACTAATACATTGTTGGATCAGGGAAGGATTTATGGACGAGCATACCGATTTAAGCACTGCCAGAAACCAGGGACGTTTCGTTATAGGTGATCGTGTAAGGATGCACGATGTGGTTCGCGACATGGCTTTGTGGATTGTTGGTGCATTTGAGAAGGagaaatttttggtaaaatcaGGTGTTCAGTTAAAGGAACTACCGGAAGCTGAAAAGTGGGAAAAGATAACAAGAATGTCACTGATGgataatcaaattgaaaatctaACTGAGATATTGGAATGTCCCAATCTCCAAACTTTGTTTCTTAGGAGCAATGATTTGAAGGTAATCATGgatgatttctttaattctatGCCGATGCTAAGGGTTCTAGACTTGTCCGACAATACGAATTTGGAAGAATTGCCGATAGGAATTGCAAAGTCGGTTTCACTAGAACATCTCAACCTGTCATTCacaaaaataagaaagttgCCGGTGGAATTGAAGGCCCTGGAAAAGCTGAAATATTTGAATCTAGAGTGGACACGCGATCTAGAAATGATCCCACAACAACTTATATCCGGTTTCTCTAAGTTGCAAGTACTGAAAATGATGAGATGTGGCTATGGATGGTCATTGCTTTTGGAGGAAATAgagcatttaaaatatttgaatgtgTTGACTCTTACTTTTAGAAGCGCTTCGGAGTTGGAAAAAGCTTCGAGGTTCAACAAGTTCTTTAGCTGTGCCATTGAACATGTAAGCCTTCTAGATTTCAGAGATTCAAGGTCACTGAATATTTTGGCTTTAGCAAATCTGCCGAACCTATATTCTATAAAATGTACGAATTGTATGGATCTGAAAGAAGTGAAGATCGAAAGCAACATAGTTGAAGGTGCAAGATACTTCCATAGCCTTCGATATGTAGGCCTAACCTATTGCAAACAAATGAGGGATGTGAGTTGGGTAATTTTTGCTCCACGTTTGGAAAAACTACTTATACGTGGTTGTAACAGTTTAGAAGAAATTATTAGTGAGGAAAAACTTGATGAAGTCACTGAGTCGAAGgcaaatacaaaattattttctaggCTCTAGGAGTTGGATCTATGTCGTCTGCCTAAAATGAAGACAATATACTACCATGCTCTGCCTTTCCCACAGCTGAAGAAAATATCAATTGTAAAATGCCCAATGCTGAAGAAGCTCCCACTAAACTCCAATAGTGCAAAAGGACAGAGACTCATCATTAAAGGAGAGAAGGGGTGGTGGAAAGATGTAGAATGGGAGGATGAATCCACTCGAACTGCTTTTCTCCCCTCTTTCAGACTTCAGTAATCTATGAAATGTTGGATATTAATTAAGGCTTAAAGCCATTATTGTATCATTGCATACCTCACTGTAAGTTCTATTTTGCATATCTGTAAATtacatgtaatttataataaaatgtttgaatttgagAGTATATCATGTTGGTTTTCTCTATTTTAGCCTCTCCCAAAGAGCAGAGctcaaatattgccttatttcaTTATGATGGTTCTGCTTCAAACTTACCTTTTCGAAAGGAGCTGATGCATTTATGGAAGGACTTGAAGTCATTGTGTCTTGCTGTACAATTCGACCATGTGAAATTTCACCTGAGTAAGATAAAACAAAGGAATTGTCTCATCTATAAATCAAACTTGAAATGATATTCACATCTGTCAGTAGATAACATAATTTCTTTCCCCTTCTTCAGACCACATGCCATAAGTCAGAAACATAACCATCGTAGTTACCTTTGGTAACAGGTTCCTCTGTCAATCCAGTAGACTGCATTTCTAATATACAGGCTTCAGGCTTCATTTATCAAGAAGTTAGAAGGATTATCAAAGAAAGGCTATAAGCCAAAGAAGGCATGCAAAGATTTGATCACTTACAGCAAACTGATTAGTTAAATCCTGATGCTTATATTTATTGGACATCTCTTCAATTGGTTCTTTGCCTTTGGACTGCTGTTGTTGTTTCCTTCACTCAGACTCATATACCTATTTCATAAGTGACACATTCAACATACATTTGTATTAACAGGTAAAAAGCACCAAGTCCCAACATTACCTCTCAATATCTTTGACCATGATCAAGATAACTGTAACCTTCATCTCTTTTTTCTATGAAAACCAGCTTTAGTCAGCTCATCTTCATCACCATCACTTTCAGCAGCTTTACTCAACTCATCTTTAGCTGAAGTTCTTCTTTCTCAAATTCTTCCAACCTTGACATTATACTGCCATGCTCTGCCTTTCCCACAGCTGAAGGAAATATCAATTGTAGAATGCCCAATGCTGAAGAAGCTCCCACTAAACTCCGATACTGCAAAAGGACAAACGCCCATCATTTTAGAAGATGAGTAGTGGTGGAAAAATGTAGAATGAGAAGATGAATCCACTCAAATTgcttttctccttttcttcatACCTCTGTAAACTACAAATGCTGTCTATTTTGTTGTCAAATAACGATAGTTATTCAAATAACAAGTAGGATTTTATTGTCATATATGTATCATTAAACATATGGTCTTGGATTTAGTTGTCTTCATCTTCCAATGCTGTCTCTTGTGTTTCCTTTTCTGATCATTGTTTAAGTGGCAATAATGGTGCTAGTATGAATGCTACTGATTCAGTCCTATCAGTAAATGAGCAAAGCTTTTTTTGGAACTCTAGCTTCCATTTGGATAACAAAAAAGTCAAAGGCTATAGGTGCTTCAGTTCTTTACTTCTCTTTACTTTCCTAGAACAGGGATTTCATTTGCTGATGAATTGCTAGGAAGGTGGCAGAGTAATGTTCAATGTTACTACCAAACATCTTACACATGCTGCTATTagtattcctttttcttttttttatgggATTTTAGTTCTCCTCAATAATGCAAGTTGCCAATGAGGGAGTGGTTTCCACACAAAAGACAAGAATTTCCTTTCATCTGTCATACTCTCAGCATGCCAAACTGGAATTCAGACTTTAGACTAAAATTCAGGTTTTAAAATTGCAGATTCACTGGTTGATTGCAAGTTGCCAATGAGGGGAATGGTTTCCACACAAAAGACAAGAATTTCCTTTCATCTGTCATAAATAAATATCAGCATGCCAAATTGGACATACTGTCCAACCATAATACCCTGCCCAAAGCTACCAAAGAAAGTGGAACCctagaaagagaaagagagatgTTGGTTCAACCTGTGAATTCCTTTATTGGATCATACCACTAAAATATTCattctattaacaaaatcatatcattaaaatattcattctattaacaaaatcataaaaaacttcaaactttataatattataatcttTAGGTATCAAAACTTATACCTTTTCTAAAATACAAGTaccacattaaaaaaatcatcaaactTTAAGtatcaaatgatatattaagcatttcaataaatattaactttaaaattttagaagcaaaatttttaattaaaaaatataaaatcacttaaatttaatacaatatataattactttttagtattttaactacttgtatatatagttttttaatttaaaacagttatggaaaaatattttattgaaaacatataaatttaatttaatttaatttttaaaacatagtaacttaattttaattttgaatagttttaaatttatttacagtttttaattaacaaattgtaacatatttttttgaatagtttgtCTTTGTTTACCTGCGAATTTTCTCTCTGTTTTTGTTTACCAAAATATTCTCAATCTTTCATATAGCTCTATAAGCATCTTTGATTTATTCCTTGCTTCTATTTCCAGAAATTGTTCAGCTCACTCTTCTAAAATCAAAAACAGGTATGGGTAATATCTTCTCATTCTCACTTTCACTCGATACCATCATTACCCGTTGTTGGGATTCTGCTTTTCTATGCAAACTTGAAGAAAACCTCCCTGCTTTAAAAACTGAAGTAGAAGATTTGAAGGCGACCAGGAGGGATCTGATGAGCAGGGTCAGGGTCGCTGAAGATGAGAAGCAACTTAAGCGGCTACCCCAAGTTGATCTTTGGCTTCAGAGGGCCGATCGTGTGATAACCGATGCTGATAAACTGATTGTCCAAAGTCCTCTGCATGTTGAAAAGTTATGTATGGGAGGTTGTTGTTCCAGGCATCCCAGGTCCACCCACAAGTTCGGGAAGCAAATCGCCACAATACTCCAAGAGGTGAAAGGCCTGAAGGAGAATGGAGATTTCAGTGATGTAGCCTGCAAGCCACCAATTCCTTCCGCAAATAAACGACCTTCTGATCCAACTGTGGGTTTAGAGTCCTATGTCAATCAGGTTTGGAGGTGTCTTCAAAAGGATCAAGTGGGAATTATTGGCATATATGGCTTAGGAGGGGTTGGCAAGACAACCCTCCTAAACCAAATCAATAACAAATTCCATGATACTACCCATGATTACCATGTAATTTGGGCAGTTGCATCGCAAGATCGGCCAATTGAGAGAGTCCAGGATGAGATTGCCAAAAGAATAGGCCTCTCTAATGAAGGTTGGAAATCTATTGAAGAGAAAGCCGCAGACATCTTCAACGTCTTACGTAAAAAGAAGTTTGCATTGTTGTTGGATGATATATGGGAATGGTTTGATCTCACAAGAGCTGGGGTGCCTCTTCCAACACAACAAAATGGCTCTAAAGTCATTTTCACAACTCGTCGTCGTGATGTGTGCTGTCAAATGCAACCGAACATGGATAATAATATCAGAGTGGAATGTTTACCACCAGGAGAAGCTTTCAAACTGTTCGAGGAGAAGGTTGGATCAGAGACCCTTCAAATGCATCCAGATATTTGCAAGTTAGCTGAAGCGGTGGTGGAAGAGTGTGCAGGACTACCTCTCGCTCTCATTACAATTGGGCGGGCCATGGCATCCAAGAGGACCCCTCACGAATGGAAATATGCTATTGAAGTTTTAAGGCAATCAACAGCTTCTGTGTTCCCAGGGGTAGGGAAAGAGATGTTTCCCAAGTTAAAATTCAGTTATGACAGTTTAGCTGATGAAAAAGTGAAATCTTGTTTCCTGTATTGTTCTTTATATCCAGAGGATAAATCCATCGAAAAAGATGAACTAATCCATTGTTGGATCGGGGAAGGACTTTTGGACGAGCATACCAATTTGAGCAATGCCAGAAACCGGGGAcatttcattataggttctcTTATTGACGCATGCTTATTGGAGAAACAAGGTAATCATCGTATAAAGATGCACGATGTGATTCGCGACATGGCTTTGTGGATTGCTGGTGAATCTGAGGTGAAGTTTTTTGTCAAATCAGGTGTTCAGTTAAAGGAACAACCAAAAGATAAAAAGTGGGAAGAGGTAATAAGAATGTCGGTGATGGATAATCTAATTGAAAATCTAACTGACATATTGGCATGCCCCAATCTCCAAACTTTATTTCTTGGGAGGAATCGTTTGAAGGTGATCATCAatgatttctttaatttcatgCCGATGCTTAGGGTTCTAGACTTGTCCCACaacatgaatttgaaagaaTTGCCAGTTGGAATCGGAAAGTTGGTTTCACTAGAACATCTCAATCTGTCATTTACACACATAAGAAAGCTGCCAATCGAATTGAAGGCCCTTAAAAAcctgaaatatttgaatttggagCGGACAAGGAGGCTGAGAATAATCCCACAATTGATATCCAGTTTCTCTAAGTTGCAAGTACTGAAAATGGAGGGGTGTTGCTATCAATGTTCACTGGTTTTGGAGGAAATGGAGCATTTAAACTATTTGAATGTGTTGACCATTACTTTTACAAGCACTTCGGAGTTAGAAAAAGCTTTGGGGTTCAACAAGTTCATTAGCTGTGCCATTGAACATGTAAGCCTTCAAGGTTTTAGAGATTCAAGGTCATTGAATATTTTGGCTTTAGCAAATTTGCAGCCTTTATATAGCTTAGAACTTTCGGGTTATATGGTTATTGAAGATGTGAAGATCGAAAGTAACATAATTGAAGGTGTAGGATGCTTCCATAGCCTTCGATCTATATACCTATTCGACTGCAATCAATTGAGGGATGCGAGTTGGATAATTTTTGCTCCACATTTGGAACGACTATTTATACGTGATTGCCAAGGTTTAGAAGAAATAATCAGTGAGGAAAAACTTAGTGAAGTCGCTGAGCTAAAGCAAAATTCAAACTTGTTTTCTAACCTAGAGTTTTTGCATCTAAATAATCTGCCCAAAATGAAGACAATATACGGACATGCTCTACTTTTTCCGCAGCTGAAGAGAATCACAATTTTAAATTGCCCAATGCTGAAGAAGTTCCCACTAAACTCCAATAGTGCAAAAGGACGAAGGCTCGTCATTGAAGGAGATGAGGGATGGTGGAAAGATGTAGAATGGCAGGATGAATCTACCCAAATTGCTTTTTTCCCCTCTTTCAAACATCGGTAATTTACTAAATGTTGGTTATTAATTAAGGCTTAAAGCCATTATTGTATCATAGCATACCTCACTCTAAGTTCTATTTTGTCTATCCTTAAATTACATGTACACGACTTTCTTCTTTAAATGTATTAactcatttttataatttatttattttgttgtcgATTAAGTCTTGattcaattaatattgttattatggCAACAATAAGAGAATGTGAGTTTGagcataaataaatacaaattattttttattcatgcATTTAAGAGACTATAAGTAGTAatagaaaatgtataaaatttttattatttatattggtttttttaataattttctttaaaagaaacCAACTTAAGCATTGTTTCTTATCATATATAAGCTCAGCTTAATCTGTGAACATCTTTACTCAAACCCAATTACTAAAAGTGAGATTATGTATATGAATTCTCTAAAATTACAGACTCATAAACAAGTTATTGCAATTAATACTCAAATGGCAGTCTCTGAATTTAATAAGTTACAGCAAACTGATTAGTTAAATGTTTGATGAGTATAGTTATTAGACATCTCCTCCTTCTCCTACCTCCTTTGCATTTTGAATTTAGCCTATCTTGTAACactaaaataacattaacaGGTAAAGACTGTGTACAGAGGTAAGCATACTATGCCTAATTTCAActtgattttgtaatatttccatcaaataatttttgcaTCTTTATCATAGTGTCATAATTAATAGTGTGTGCCCACTTCTGCGGATTCTCATATGGTGTGCTAATAATTCTGGAAAATACTCGGTACTAAGTGGGTATAAGCTATTGAAAAAGTGAAATCTTGTTTTGTGTATTGTTGAAAAAGATGCACTAATACATTATAGGTAATCAATATCAGAAATGTTATCATTGTAATTTTTGGGTACTAAAATCATGAGAAAAAAATCCaatattaaatgatatattagctttaaaattttagaaacaaaatttttaattaaataaaatgtaaaaccaGTTAAATGAAGACAATATACTACCATCCTCTCTGTTTTTGTTTACCAAAATATTCTCAATGTTTCATATAACTCCATAAGCATCTTTGATTTATTCCTTGCTTCTATTTCCAGAAATTGTTCAGCTCACTCTTCTAAAATCAAAACCTGGTATGGGTAATGTCTTCTCAATCTCATTTTCACTCGATACCATCATTACCCGTTGTTGGGATTCTGCTGTTGGAAAGGCTTCTTTTCCATGCAAACTTGAAGAAAACCTCCACGCTTTAAAAAATGAAGTGGAAGAATTGGAGGCGATAAGGACGTATCTTATGAGCAGGGTCAGGGTCGCTGAAGATGAGCAGCAACTTAGGCGGCTACCCCAAGTTGATCTTTGGCTTCAGAGGGCTAATCGTGTGATAACCGATGCCGATCAACTGGTTGTCAAAAGTCCTCAGCATGTTGAAAAGCTATGTATGGGAGGTTGTTGTTCCAGGCATCCCAGGTCTACCCACAAGTTCGGGAAGCAAATCGCCAGAATACTCCAAGAGGTGAAAGACATGAAGGAGAAAGGAGATTTCAGTGATGTGGCCTGCAAGCCACCAATTCCTTCCGCAAACAAACGACCTTCTGAGCCAACTGTGGGTTTAGAGTCCTATGTCAATCAGGTTTGGAGCTATATTCAAAACAAACTAGTGGGAATTAATGGCATATATGGCTTAGGAGGGGTTGGCAAGACAACCCTCCTAAACCAAATCAATAACAGATTCCATGATACTTGCGGTGGTTACGTTGTCATTTGGGCAGTTGCATCGCAAGATCGGCCAATTGAGAAAGTCCAGGATGAGATTGCCAAAAGAATAGGCCTTTCCGATGAACATTGGAAATCTAAGAGCCTTGATGAGAAAGCTGGAGACATACGCAGCATATTATATGGTAGGAGGTTTGCATTGTTGTTGGATGATATATGGGAATGGTTTGATCTCACAAGAGCTGGGATACCTATTCCAACAGTGGACAATGACTCTAAAGTCATTTTCACAACTCGTCGTCTTGACGTGTGCTGTCAAATGCAACCGAACATGGATAATAATATCAGAGTGGCATGTTTACCATCAGGAGAAGCTTTCAAACTGTTCGAGGAAAAGGTTGGGTCAGAAACCCTTCAAATGCATCCAGATATTCACAAGTTAGCTGAAGCGGTGGTTGAAGAGTGTGCAGGACTACCTCTCGCTCTCATTACAATTGGGCGAGCCATGGCATCCAAGAAGACCCCTCGAGAATGGGAATATGCTGTTGAAGTTTTAAGGCAATCAGCAGCCTCTGTGTTCCCAGGGGTAGGGAAAGAGATGTATCCCAAGTTAAAATTCAGTTATGACTGTTTACCTGATGAAAGGTTCAGATCTTGTTTCTTGTATTGTTCTTTATATC from Gossypium raimondii isolate GPD5lz chromosome 1, ASM2569854v1, whole genome shotgun sequence harbors:
- the LOC105774078 gene encoding disease resistance protein SUMM2-like, encoding MGNIFSFSLSLDTIITRCWDSAFLCKLEENLPALKTEVEDLKATRRDLMSRVRVAEDEKQLKRLPQVDLWLQRADRVITDADKLIVQSPLHVEKLCMGGCCSRHPRSTHKFGKQIATILQEVKGLKENGDFSDVACKPPIPSANKRPSDPTVGLESYVNQVWRCLQKDQVGIIGIYGLGGVGKTTLLNQINNKFHDTTHDYHVIWAVASQDRPIERVQDEIAKRIGLSNEGWKSIEEKAADIFNVLRKKKFALLLDDIWEWFDLTRAGVPLPTQQNGSKVIFTTRRRDVCCQMQPNMDNNIRVECLPPGEAFKLFEEKVGSETLQMHPDICKLAEAVVEECAGLPLALITIGRAMASKRTPHEWKYAIEVLRQSTASVFPGVGKEMFPKLKFSYDSLADEKVKSCFLYCSLYPEDKSIEKDELIHCWIGEGLLDEHTNLSNARNRGHFIIGSLIDACLLEKQGNHRIKMHDVIRDMALWIAGESEVKFFVKSGVQLKEQPKDKKWEEVIRMSVMDNLIENLTDILACPNLQTLFLGRNRLKVIINDFFNFMPMLRVLDLSHNMNLKELPVGIGKLVSLEHLNLSFTHIRKLPIELKALKNLKYLNLERTRRLRIIPQLISSFSKLQVLKMEGCCYQCSLVLEEMEHLNYLNVLTITFTSTSELEKALGFNKFISCAIEHVSLQGFRDSRSLNILALANLQPLYSLELSGYMVIEDVKIESNIIEGVGCFHSLRSIYLFDCNQLRDASWIIFAPHLERLFIRDCQGLEEIISEEKLSEVAELKQNSNLFSNLEFLHLNNLPKMKTIYGHALLFPQLKRITILNCPMLKKFPLNSNSAKGRRLVIEGDEGWWKDVEWQDESTQIAFFPSFKHR